The proteins below are encoded in one region of Sphingobacterium sp. R2:
- a CDS encoding thioredoxin family protein produces MKQFSKIYIMSMMLFYPLCHFGQERINWISFEQLDSLLAVEPRETLLFIHTDWCSYCRKMEQEIFTKREIIELINRRYYAVKYDAESTEEIVFDNSIWKSLSRKKKVGKYHPLAVQLLRGKQFVFPSILRLDSKFHLKSIRQKYLNSKELYAFLE; encoded by the coding sequence ATGAAGCAATTCAGCAAAATATACATTATGTCGATGATGCTATTTTATCCGCTCTGTCACTTTGGGCAAGAGCGGATTAATTGGATCAGCTTCGAACAGCTTGATTCTTTACTTGCTGTTGAGCCAAGGGAAACACTGCTTTTCATCCATACCGATTGGTGTAGCTACTGCAGAAAAATGGAGCAAGAAATCTTTACAAAAAGAGAAATTATTGAATTAATTAACCGGCGTTACTATGCGGTGAAGTACGATGCCGAATCTACCGAAGAGATTGTTTTCGACAACAGCATATGGAAGTCACTGAGCAGAAAAAAGAAAGTAGGGAAATACCATCCATTAGCAGTACAATTACTGCGGGGAAAACAGTTTGTATTTCCGAGTATTTTAAGGCTGGACTCTAAATTTCATTTAAAAAGCATACGACAAAAATACTTGAATTCAAAAGAGTTATATGCTTTTTTAGAATAA